From Enhydrobacter sp., the proteins below share one genomic window:
- a CDS encoding TetR/AcrR family transcriptional regulator — MSAGKDPVDAFLALVASKGFAEVTLRDVARESGLGLAELYGNHPNKVSLLAAFMARIDAQVLAGTPSAVDPEETARDRLFDTMMRRYDALKSHRAVLGSLWRAAARDPLFAAALLPVLRKSMSAMIEAAGIPSDGAMGALRQKGLLVIHLAVGRTFENDDSVDLSKTMAALDRRLKDAERWVQLIEKYAIYRSVA, encoded by the coding sequence ATGAGTGCAGGGAAGGATCCGGTCGATGCCTTCCTCGCCCTCGTCGCGTCGAAGGGCTTCGCCGAGGTAACGCTCCGCGACGTCGCGCGCGAAAGCGGGCTGGGGCTTGCGGAACTCTATGGCAATCACCCCAACAAGGTCTCTCTGTTGGCGGCCTTCATGGCGCGCATCGATGCGCAGGTGCTCGCCGGCACTCCCTCCGCGGTCGACCCGGAGGAGACGGCACGCGATCGTCTGTTCGACACCATGATGCGCCGCTACGACGCGCTGAAGTCGCACCGCGCCGTCCTGGGGTCGCTGTGGCGAGCGGCGGCGCGCGATCCTCTGTTTGCCGCGGCCCTGCTTCCGGTCCTGCGCAAATCCATGTCCGCCATGATCGAGGCTGCCGGCATCCCCAGTGACGGGGCGATGGGTGCGCTGCGGCAAAAGGGATTGCTCGTCATCCATTTGGCGGTCGGCCGGACGTTCGAGAACGATGACTCGGTCGATCTTTCGAAGACCATGGCGGCCCTGGATCGGCGTTTGAAGGACGCCGAAAGGTGGGTCCAACTTATTGAAAAATATGCGATATATCGCAGCGTGGCGTAG
- the phaP gene encoding TIGR01841 family phasin (Members of this family are phasins (small proteins associated with inclusions such as PHA granules). Note that several different families of phasins have been named PhaP despite very little sequence similarity to each other.) produces the protein MTYSNAAFKNPFADFDFTKIAGEFKLPTVNVETMVEAGRKNFAAFTTASTTAVESMKTIAQRQTDMMRAAMEDFSKHGSEVLAAATVEEKAAKQIDFVKKSYDAALANGKELADLYTKGQADTLGAINARIAELTDEVKAVIAKQ, from the coding sequence ATGACCTACAGCAACGCCGCCTTCAAGAATCCGTTCGCCGACTTCGACTTCACCAAGATCGCTGGTGAGTTCAAGCTCCCGACCGTCAACGTCGAGACGATGGTCGAAGCCGGCCGCAAGAACTTCGCCGCCTTCACCACCGCGTCGACCACCGCCGTCGAGTCGATGAAGACGATCGCCCAGCGCCAGACCGACATGATGCGGGCGGCGATGGAGGACTTCTCCAAGCACGGCAGCGAAGTGCTTGCCGCCGCCACCGTCGAGGAAAAGGCCGCCAAGCAGATCGACTTCGTCAAGAAGAGCTACGACGCCGCCCTGGCCAACGGCAAGGAGCTGGCCGACCTCTACACCAAGGGCCAGGCCGATACGCTGGGCGCCATCAACGCGCGCATCGCCGAATTGACGGACGAGGTCAAGGCCGTCATCGCCAAGCAGTAA
- a CDS encoding tRNA-binding protein: MTAEITYDDFLKIDIRVGTVLEAAPLEGARKPAIRLLIDFGAGIGIRKSSAQITGHYTPQCLVGRQVAAVVNFPPRQIGKFMSEVLTLGFPAADGSVVLFAPDQVVPNGGRLF; the protein is encoded by the coding sequence ATGACGGCCGAGATCACCTACGACGACTTCCTCAAGATCGACATTCGCGTCGGCACGGTGCTCGAGGCCGCACCGCTCGAGGGCGCGCGTAAGCCGGCCATTCGGCTGTTGATCGACTTCGGCGCCGGTATCGGCATCCGCAAGTCGTCGGCCCAGATCACCGGGCACTACACGCCCCAGTGCCTGGTCGGGCGTCAGGTCGCGGCCGTGGTCAATTTTCCGCCCCGCCAGATCGGCAAGTTCATGTCGGAGGTGCTGACTCTCGGCTTCCCGGCGGCCGATGGATCGGTGGTGCTGTTTGCGCCCGACCAGGTCGTGCCGAACGGCGGGCGCCTGTTCTGA